A window of the Bufo gargarizans isolate SCDJY-AF-19 chromosome 1, ASM1485885v1, whole genome shotgun sequence genome harbors these coding sequences:
- the TRAPPC13 gene encoding trafficking protein particle complex subunit 13 isoform X4: MEVNQPKQEHLLALKVMRLTKPTLFTNIPVTCEERDLPGDLFNNLMKEDPSTVKGAEILMLGEMLTLPQNFGNIFLGETFSSYISVHNDSIQTVKDIQVKADLQTSSQRLNLSASSAVVSELRPDSCIDDVIHHEVKEIGTHILVCAVSYTTQTGEKMYFRKFFKFQVLKPLDVKTKFYNAETDEVFLEAQIQNITTSPMFMEKVSLEPSIMYNVSELNSVGKDGEGLSTFGSKTYLQPLDTRQYLYCLKPKPEFAEKAGVIKGVTVIGKLDIVWKTNLGERGRLQTSQLQRMAPGYGDVRLSLETIPDTVSLEEPFDITCKITNCSERTMDLILEMCNTNSIHWCGVSGRQLGKLHPSSSLLLTLTLLSSVQGLQSVSGLRLTDTFLKRTYEYDDIAQVCVVSSTIQVES; encoded by the exons ATGGAGGTCAACCAGCCTAAACAGGAGCACTTACTGGCCCTTAAAG tgaTGCGTCTTACGAAGCCAACCTTATTCACAAATATTCCAGTAACATGTGAAGAACGGGACCTTCCAG GTGATCTTTTTAATAATCTCATGAAAGAAGACCCTTCCACTGTGAAAGGAGCTGAAATATTAATGCTGGGGGAGATGCTGACGTTACCACAGAACTTTGG AAATATTTTTCTGGGTGAAACATTTTCGAGCTACATAAGTGTACACAATGACAGCATTCAAACAGTTAAAGACATACAAGTCAAG gcaGATCTCCAGACAAGCTCACAGAGGTTAAACCTGTCGGCGTCCAGTGCCGTGGTCTCCGAGCTCCGACCAGACAGTTGTATAGATGATGTCATTCATCATGAAGTGAAAGAAATCGGTACGCACAT ATTAGTGTGTGCCGTAAGCTATACCACACAGACTGGGGAGAAGATGTACTTCCGGAAATTCTTCAAGTTCCAG GTTCTTAAACCTCTTGATGTCAAGACAAAATTTTATAACGCAGAG ACAGATGAAGTGTTTCTGGAAGCCCAGATACAGAATATCACCACGTCCCCCATGTTCATGGAGAAGGTGTCCCTGGAGCCATCGATCATGTACAATGTGTCCGAGTTGAACAGCGTGGGCAAGGATGGTGAGGG GTTGTCCACATTTGGGTCAAAGACTTATTTGCAGCCTCTGGACACACGGCAGTACTTGTATTGCCTGAAGCCCAAACCGGAGTTTGCCGAAAAAGCCGGCGTCATCAAAGGGGTCACGGTGATCGGAAAGTTGGACATCGTATGGAAAACCAACCTGGGGGAGAGAGGAAGACTTCAGACCAGCCAGCTACAAAGAATG GCTCCGGGATATGGTGATGTGAGACTTTCACTGGAGACCATACCAGATACTGTCAGTCTGGAGGAACCATTTGATATCACGTGTAAAATCACTAACTGCAG tGAAAGGACTATGGACCTGATTCTTGAAATGTGCAATACAAATTCCATCCACTGGTGCGGAGTATCAGGAAGACAGCTGGGAAAGCTCCACCCCAGCTCCTCTCTGCTTCTAACCCTGACGCTGCTCTCATCAGTGCAAGGACTGCAG
- the TRAPPC13 gene encoding trafficking protein particle complex subunit 13 isoform X3 translates to MEVNQPKQEHLLALKVMRLTKPTLFTNIPVTCEERDLPGDLFNNLMKEDPSTVKGAEILMLGEMLTLPQNFGNIFLGETFSSYISVHNDSIQTVKDIQVKADLQTSSQRLNLSASSAVVSELRPDSCIDDVIHHEVKEIGTHILVCAVSYTTQTGEKMYFRKFFKFQVLKPLDVKTKFYNAETDEVFLEAQIQNITTSPMFMEKVSLEPSIMYNVSELNSVGKDGEGLSTFGSKTYLQPLDTRQYLYCLKPKPEFAEKAGVIKGVTVIGKLDIVWKTNLGERGRLQTSQLQRMAPGYGDVRLSLETIPDTVSLEEPFDITCKITNCSSERTMDLILEMCNTNSIHWCGVSGRQLGKLHPSSSLLLTLTLLSSVQGLQSVSGLRLTDTFLKRTYEYDDIAQVCVVSSTIQVES, encoded by the exons ATGGAGGTCAACCAGCCTAAACAGGAGCACTTACTGGCCCTTAAAG tgaTGCGTCTTACGAAGCCAACCTTATTCACAAATATTCCAGTAACATGTGAAGAACGGGACCTTCCAG GTGATCTTTTTAATAATCTCATGAAAGAAGACCCTTCCACTGTGAAAGGAGCTGAAATATTAATGCTGGGGGAGATGCTGACGTTACCACAGAACTTTGG AAATATTTTTCTGGGTGAAACATTTTCGAGCTACATAAGTGTACACAATGACAGCATTCAAACAGTTAAAGACATACAAGTCAAG gcaGATCTCCAGACAAGCTCACAGAGGTTAAACCTGTCGGCGTCCAGTGCCGTGGTCTCCGAGCTCCGACCAGACAGTTGTATAGATGATGTCATTCATCATGAAGTGAAAGAAATCGGTACGCACAT ATTAGTGTGTGCCGTAAGCTATACCACACAGACTGGGGAGAAGATGTACTTCCGGAAATTCTTCAAGTTCCAG GTTCTTAAACCTCTTGATGTCAAGACAAAATTTTATAACGCAGAG ACAGATGAAGTGTTTCTGGAAGCCCAGATACAGAATATCACCACGTCCCCCATGTTCATGGAGAAGGTGTCCCTGGAGCCATCGATCATGTACAATGTGTCCGAGTTGAACAGCGTGGGCAAGGATGGTGAGGG GTTGTCCACATTTGGGTCAAAGACTTATTTGCAGCCTCTGGACACACGGCAGTACTTGTATTGCCTGAAGCCCAAACCGGAGTTTGCCGAAAAAGCCGGCGTCATCAAAGGGGTCACGGTGATCGGAAAGTTGGACATCGTATGGAAAACCAACCTGGGGGAGAGAGGAAGACTTCAGACCAGCCAGCTACAAAGAATG GCTCCGGGATATGGTGATGTGAGACTTTCACTGGAGACCATACCAGATACTGTCAGTCTGGAGGAACCATTTGATATCACGTGTAAAATCACTAACTGCAG cagtGAAAGGACTATGGACCTGATTCTTGAAATGTGCAATACAAATTCCATCCACTGGTGCGGAGTATCAGGAAGACAGCTGGGAAAGCTCCACCCCAGCTCCTCTCTGCTTCTAACCCTGACGCTGCTCTCATCAGTGCAAGGACTGCAG
- the TRAPPC13 gene encoding trafficking protein particle complex subunit 13 isoform X2 — protein sequence MEVNQPKQEHLLALKVMRLTKPTLFTNIPVTCEERDLPGDLFNNLMKEDPSTVKGAEILMLGEMLTLPQNFGNIFLGETFSSYISVHNDSIQTVKDIQVKADLQTSSQRLNLSASSAVVSELRPDSCIDDVIHHEVKEIGTHILVCAVSYTTQTGEKMYFRKFFKFQVLKPLDVKTKFYNAESDLSSVTDEVFLEAQIQNITTSPMFMEKVSLEPSIMYNVSELNSVGKDGEGLSTFGSKTYLQPLDTRQYLYCLKPKPEFAEKAGVIKGVTVIGKLDIVWKTNLGERGRLQTSQLQRMAPGYGDVRLSLETIPDTVSLEEPFDITCKITNCSERTMDLILEMCNTNSIHWCGVSGRQLGKLHPSSSLLLTLTLLSSVQGLQSVSGLRLTDTFLKRTYEYDDIAQVCVVSSTIQVES from the exons ATGGAGGTCAACCAGCCTAAACAGGAGCACTTACTGGCCCTTAAAG tgaTGCGTCTTACGAAGCCAACCTTATTCACAAATATTCCAGTAACATGTGAAGAACGGGACCTTCCAG GTGATCTTTTTAATAATCTCATGAAAGAAGACCCTTCCACTGTGAAAGGAGCTGAAATATTAATGCTGGGGGAGATGCTGACGTTACCACAGAACTTTGG AAATATTTTTCTGGGTGAAACATTTTCGAGCTACATAAGTGTACACAATGACAGCATTCAAACAGTTAAAGACATACAAGTCAAG gcaGATCTCCAGACAAGCTCACAGAGGTTAAACCTGTCGGCGTCCAGTGCCGTGGTCTCCGAGCTCCGACCAGACAGTTGTATAGATGATGTCATTCATCATGAAGTGAAAGAAATCGGTACGCACAT ATTAGTGTGTGCCGTAAGCTATACCACACAGACTGGGGAGAAGATGTACTTCCGGAAATTCTTCAAGTTCCAG GTTCTTAAACCTCTTGATGTCAAGACAAAATTTTATAACGCAGAG AGTGACCTCAGTTctgtg ACAGATGAAGTGTTTCTGGAAGCCCAGATACAGAATATCACCACGTCCCCCATGTTCATGGAGAAGGTGTCCCTGGAGCCATCGATCATGTACAATGTGTCCGAGTTGAACAGCGTGGGCAAGGATGGTGAGGG GTTGTCCACATTTGGGTCAAAGACTTATTTGCAGCCTCTGGACACACGGCAGTACTTGTATTGCCTGAAGCCCAAACCGGAGTTTGCCGAAAAAGCCGGCGTCATCAAAGGGGTCACGGTGATCGGAAAGTTGGACATCGTATGGAAAACCAACCTGGGGGAGAGAGGAAGACTTCAGACCAGCCAGCTACAAAGAATG GCTCCGGGATATGGTGATGTGAGACTTTCACTGGAGACCATACCAGATACTGTCAGTCTGGAGGAACCATTTGATATCACGTGTAAAATCACTAACTGCAG tGAAAGGACTATGGACCTGATTCTTGAAATGTGCAATACAAATTCCATCCACTGGTGCGGAGTATCAGGAAGACAGCTGGGAAAGCTCCACCCCAGCTCCTCTCTGCTTCTAACCCTGACGCTGCTCTCATCAGTGCAAGGACTGCAG
- the TRAPPC13 gene encoding trafficking protein particle complex subunit 13 isoform X1 yields the protein MEVNQPKQEHLLALKVMRLTKPTLFTNIPVTCEERDLPGDLFNNLMKEDPSTVKGAEILMLGEMLTLPQNFGNIFLGETFSSYISVHNDSIQTVKDIQVKADLQTSSQRLNLSASSAVVSELRPDSCIDDVIHHEVKEIGTHILVCAVSYTTQTGEKMYFRKFFKFQVLKPLDVKTKFYNAESDLSSVTDEVFLEAQIQNITTSPMFMEKVSLEPSIMYNVSELNSVGKDGEGLSTFGSKTYLQPLDTRQYLYCLKPKPEFAEKAGVIKGVTVIGKLDIVWKTNLGERGRLQTSQLQRMAPGYGDVRLSLETIPDTVSLEEPFDITCKITNCSSERTMDLILEMCNTNSIHWCGVSGRQLGKLHPSSSLLLTLTLLSSVQGLQSVSGLRLTDTFLKRTYEYDDIAQVCVVSSTIQVES from the exons ATGGAGGTCAACCAGCCTAAACAGGAGCACTTACTGGCCCTTAAAG tgaTGCGTCTTACGAAGCCAACCTTATTCACAAATATTCCAGTAACATGTGAAGAACGGGACCTTCCAG GTGATCTTTTTAATAATCTCATGAAAGAAGACCCTTCCACTGTGAAAGGAGCTGAAATATTAATGCTGGGGGAGATGCTGACGTTACCACAGAACTTTGG AAATATTTTTCTGGGTGAAACATTTTCGAGCTACATAAGTGTACACAATGACAGCATTCAAACAGTTAAAGACATACAAGTCAAG gcaGATCTCCAGACAAGCTCACAGAGGTTAAACCTGTCGGCGTCCAGTGCCGTGGTCTCCGAGCTCCGACCAGACAGTTGTATAGATGATGTCATTCATCATGAAGTGAAAGAAATCGGTACGCACAT ATTAGTGTGTGCCGTAAGCTATACCACACAGACTGGGGAGAAGATGTACTTCCGGAAATTCTTCAAGTTCCAG GTTCTTAAACCTCTTGATGTCAAGACAAAATTTTATAACGCAGAG AGTGACCTCAGTTctgtg ACAGATGAAGTGTTTCTGGAAGCCCAGATACAGAATATCACCACGTCCCCCATGTTCATGGAGAAGGTGTCCCTGGAGCCATCGATCATGTACAATGTGTCCGAGTTGAACAGCGTGGGCAAGGATGGTGAGGG GTTGTCCACATTTGGGTCAAAGACTTATTTGCAGCCTCTGGACACACGGCAGTACTTGTATTGCCTGAAGCCCAAACCGGAGTTTGCCGAAAAAGCCGGCGTCATCAAAGGGGTCACGGTGATCGGAAAGTTGGACATCGTATGGAAAACCAACCTGGGGGAGAGAGGAAGACTTCAGACCAGCCAGCTACAAAGAATG GCTCCGGGATATGGTGATGTGAGACTTTCACTGGAGACCATACCAGATACTGTCAGTCTGGAGGAACCATTTGATATCACGTGTAAAATCACTAACTGCAG cagtGAAAGGACTATGGACCTGATTCTTGAAATGTGCAATACAAATTCCATCCACTGGTGCGGAGTATCAGGAAGACAGCTGGGAAAGCTCCACCCCAGCTCCTCTCTGCTTCTAACCCTGACGCTGCTCTCATCAGTGCAAGGACTGCAG